In Sander lucioperca isolate FBNREF2018 chromosome 21, SLUC_FBN_1.2, whole genome shotgun sequence, the following proteins share a genomic window:
- the btbd17b gene encoding BTB/POZ domain-containing protein 17 yields MVRSCEQGIPAWVYVGTLLLLIHSVTVRGAALKQEAVLDNWATVLNHSMSLVQRMETLLALGNGSDVTLRVQTINTDEVKVIQAHSLVLALQSDVFEELLLTRNNSALVLRETPDCAAVFDKFVRYLYCGDISVRLDQAISLHKLASKYHVWALQQGLTQYMTQHLSSDSPTGHVIGWYNYALQIGDMVLRDSCLQYLSWNLSSVLQSGEWGSISEDLLLSLLQRSDLILQSELELYEALEAWISQNQPVSLTVESALRAVRYGMIPPQHLFRLQKQSPLMQKHYESIRDLLYLAFQFHSASPIQLAKYFDVNCSIFTPRNYLSTSWGSPWVINNPTRDDRSFSFQTQLGPSGHDSSKRVTWNALFSPRWFPLSARSTYTELGAMQPTRTDGGRPRIIVTPATSSPDFAGVSFQKTVIVMARQQGKVVVRHVYNFHQSTEEAGDFLVDADLQRRASEYLIDSSLYLHIVIKPLYHTLIVARK; encoded by the exons ATGGTACGCTCATGTGAACAAGGGATCCCTGCCTGGGTCTATGTGGGCACTCTGCTCCTCTTAATCCACTCTGTCACAGTTAGAGGAG CTGCCCTGAAACAGGAGGCAGTGTTGGACAATTGGGCCACGGTACTGAACCACTCTATGAGTTTGGTGCAGCGTATGGAGACCCTGCTGGCCCTGGGGAACGGCAGTGATGTCACTCTCCGGGTGCAGACCATCAACACGGACGAGGTGAAGGTGATCCAGGCCCACAGTCTGGTTCTGGCGCTGCAGAGTGATGTGTTTGAGGAACTACTGCTCACTCGCAACAACAGTGCTCTGGTTTTGAGGGAGACGCCCGACTGTGCAGCTGTCTTTGACAAGTTTGTCAG gTATCTGTACTGCGGTGACATCTCAGTGCGGCTAGATCAGGCCATTTCTCTGCATAAGCTGGCCAGCAAGTATCATGTGTGGGCCTTGCAACAGGGTCTGACCCAGTATATGACCCAACATCTGTCTAGTGATTCACCCACAGGCCATGTCATTGGCTGGTACAACTATGCATTACAAATTGGGGACATGGTCCTGCGGGATAGCTGCCTGCAGTACCTGTCCTGGAACCTGTCTTCTGTGCTGCAGAGCGGAGAATGGGGCTCCATCAGTGAAGACCTACTCCTCTCCTTGCTCCAGCGCTCTGACCTCATTCTTCAGAGTGAGCTGGAGCTCTACGAGGCCCTGGAGGCCTGGATTAGCCAGAACCAGCCAGTCAGTTTGACAGTGGAAAGTGCCCTAAGGGCTGTTCGATACGGCATGATTCCCCCTCAGCACCTCTTTCGTCTTCAGAAGCAATCCCCCCTCATGCAGAAGCATTACGAGTCTATCCGTGATCTACTCTACTTAGCGTTCCAATTTCACTCCGCCTCACCTATCCAACTGGCCAAGTACTTTGATGTCAACTGCAGTATTTTCACTCCCCGTAACTACCTGTCCACCTCCTGGGGTTCCCCTTGGGTCATCAATAACCCCACCCGTGATGACCGCAGTTTTAGCTTCCAGACCCAGCTCGGGCCCAGCGGCCATGACTCCAGTAAGAGAGTGACCTGGAATGCCCTATTCTCCCCTCGTTGGTTCCCACTCAGTGCCAGGTCAACCTATACTGAGCTGGGTGCCATGCAGCCCACACGCACAGATGGAGGTCGACCTCGCATCATTGTAACACCAGCCACTTCTAGTCCAGACTTTGCTGGTGTGAGTTTCCAGAAGACGGTGATCGTGATGGCAAGACAGCAAGGAAAAGTGGTGGTTCGTCACGTCTACAACTTCCACCAAAGCACAGAGGAGGCCGGGGATTTCCTGGTGGATGCTGACCTGCAGCGCCGTGCATCAGAGTACCTGATTGACAGCTCCCTCTATCTGCACATTGTAATAAAACCTCTCTACCATACCCTCATTGTTGCCAGGAAGTAA